AGCGTTTAgattagtgcgccctctattgtacaaaatgcctgaattcatttatttggcGGCCCTGCTATCACGGTGCGATAATAAGAGTGGgctagtaaaataatgtatggGCTAGTGAAATCTACAGTGAACTAGCCCAGTGGGCTAGCAACATGAAAAAGATAAATCGAGCCCTGGCACTGATTTTCAAAGTGTTACTAATGGTAGCAATTGGAAATATcataacaaacataataaagtAAAGACAAagaataatcaaaataataatagagaaaatataaattaaaaatagaaatcaattttagaaaagagaatttttaaatattgcatATCAATTGTATTTTGGAATGAAGTTTTTCACATACTTTTAAAgttaattgttaatttatttggaagtttTTTCCAGCTTTTAGATGAACGATAAGTAAACGTTTTTTAGCCTTGACAAATATTCCAGGTGGGGACAACTAAATAATTATAGCTTTGGCTTTGTGCGCCTTTAGAATGGGTGGAATAGCTAACGCTGTCAAATGCTGTCAAACCAATATCATTAGCAagattaaatgtaataaataaaatacttcatTCAAGTCATTTAAAATGAAACTGtacattaatatattaaattgattttacCTTTCCTGAAATATCCTGACTTTGAATTTCATCAAGTTTAATTTGCGCTTGAACCTTCTGTTGGTTGGCATTTGCCAATTTCTCTGTAAGGCTTTTCCAATCATCTAAAACAAATtagtattttgaaaattatgaaaatatgcaTGTTAGTTAGGCCAAGTAAAACTCAATTTATTGGTTTTTCGAGAGGatgttttgttaaaaaacattttgtgtcACTTGTAACAACCTTTTTCTATATGTGAAACAGGAGTATGAACACAGGAAAAATGTAACATGAAACTGGGCATAATTAGGAGATAAGcccaataaaacaaatttatgtaaAACTCTCTCTTTTACAATATTTCTTTTAGTGTAAAGTTTTAGAATCAATTTCTGCAGTCATTTTGAAAAAGTATCAGATGTAAGAATTTGGCCTCGTATCAATTCGTACAATACACTACTActagcaaactagtttgacaaaaaaagtgtgatatgcccaaatatggtagtgagatgacatcattatgtccatatatgggcacatcacatttttttgtctcataaagtttgatgtagtgtagacagagcttaagtataATTAGAAACTTGTAGTGTTGCTTACCATTCAACTGTTCAAGTTCTGAATTCTTTCTTTCAAGCGTGTCTAGCAAATCATTTTTCTCTGTTTCTAGATGTTGATTGGTGCGTGAAACCTGCTGATGTTTCAATTCAATCTCATCTCGAGACGTTGTAGCATCTTTTAGTTTCTCTGTCAAATCTTTTATTTGGGTTTCTAAAATAAACATATGATCATCATAGGGCTTTTGGTTTTAATAACACAACTGGTTGTAACAACCCTAACCGATTAAACTCAAAATCATTATTAGTATGGCTGACATTTGTCTTACATTCATCTGATGAAACTAAGGACTGGTCCTTTCTTTGACCAAGGGCTTTTCTCGTCcattttgtaaatgttatttgttgtaatgAGTTTATATACTGCGCTGCCaaatatatatcttttttctttttttttttacaaatataaagTTCAGTTTCATTTATACTTTGGTTTTGCGGACAATTTTTATTCAATGattaaatacagaaatattaAAAGGTTATACAAACCAAACTCAGAGTTTTCTTTTCTTAAATGAGCAGCTTGAGAGGCCTCGGACTGGAAACGTCCCTTCGCTGCAATCAACCTTTTTTCTAGTTCAAAGTAGCGTTGttctaaaatttaaataaattagttataggcctaatattaaagttgtattaattacaatacaaaactaaCATTACATAACCAaaccttttattataaaatacatttgataAAATTTGTCATTCCAACaactataaaataatgtaggcctattcctCTACTCTAGCCTGCTAGCTAGACCTCTATTATCTAGCCTTTATgttctagctaggcctactagtcttGGCCTCCTCTCTCTCTCACGGCATGCAAGGCGGGGAGCCGTACGCGACGGCACTCCACCTGACTGTGCTGTGCTGCTGAGACGGAGTGACACATTGCTGCTTGCTTACCTGAATTAATACGTAGTTTTTGATTTTCAGTTTTCAATCCATCTGCAATAGCTTCTTTTGAAAGAAGTGTAgattctaatttattttttgcatCTTCACTTAAGTTATCCATTTCATTAGCCTCTAAAATTGAGGCTAACGTGCACATAGCAGCATCGGAAACCGCCATGTTTCTGAAATGGATgggaggtatattcagagcgtcattctgacgactggagcattctctacctctctacggagcgccatttatgcctttatttacttcaataatagaaatagtactacggtaactgctcaagtggacccaatttagcAGCAGGGTAGCAGCACGTCCcagtgatataaaatacaaataagtCACTACTTTTGATATcgtttcgtatgttaatacactgtgctccagttCCAATTTGGTGCCAGTGATGGAGCACATACAAAAACCTCAAGAATAAATACTTCGGGAATTCAAAAAATGTCTATTtatgttcaatatcggttactccatccgtaatggaaaagaaaaattagtttcaagccATATCAGTGATTTGAATAACTTGCGTTTGTCTAAGATAAATACTTATTTAGTGTCCCCGgaaatgtattaatatacataatcacctatgataattatgataatgttaaaatttcaacTATTCAAAATTTTAGGTGgggttttctactttaaaaactcgacttcgtatatgcCTAAGTCCTAGCCCGGCGGCGGAATTAGTCTAAGCTTCGAAATTTGTCTAgaaatcggcatctttgcaaatgttctaAATTTGATCTTATTTCACTCTCTATTAATCCTATACAAAAACCATCGGAGACAAACTATCTgcttaaaacatgtttattctgggacggtgcggccatacacaccaactaccataaacgtttattcataacattttataacaaaacaatattttgcatgaatcggacatttcgctaccaatgtagcaacattgattaacaaaatcaaattttaatattgtggcgtgttgaccgcgaatgactaacaataccgTCTTTCCCCCACTACCTGCACAACTACCTGCACAACtattgcataacaacgcacggcataccaaaccgtTATACCCGCGAGGAAAATATAAATTcactttcttttaaaattgagggcgacaaacataacatttacgagatcgaatacaggttgaaaacaaaattaaattaaaaaaaagatgttaaagggggacgtataattctgtgaaccccaaacacagtggtcGCATAcccttaactctattccaccgaccagcatGGGGATCGAACCCACGGCATACGTGTtgtcaacacgacgctcaggCGACTGAGCTAACTGGTCATTTTGGTTAACAaggttaatatgatatttatgacgtaatgatgaattacgtacgtaatacacgtataatagactattatcagctaaTCAGTCATGTAGTGCTTTGTAGCGTAAcgcgggtaatgctcaggtttgagtgctctcagttcTAGATTGGccgggttcgaacctctacggagggttgtaaatgtcaggcctctaacaagtggacctttttgtAAAATCAGATACAAAGTTGCATgacattattttccattaaatagacgACCATAAAACCTCGAAATGAAGCCAATGTGctcctttattttttttaatactcttggatgggcttcttttccacatggagttcttttcgagattacttttgtaaaCTAAATGAGGGAATCTGCTAGATTCCCCCATAATtcacctgcacaaactcatttgcataacaacgcacggcatatactaactgtttaaaatagagcTGCAAAGTCCCCGGAAATgacatatattattttttcaaacaacATTTATATGAATCTTCAGTGCCCCACCATGCTTGGGGCTGAGCAAagataattttgaaaaatagagctgcataGGTTCCCGCCCgaaaaaaaatgacatgatttgaaattatatgaaaaCAAACTATATAAAACTCACCAGGACAAAAGGAGCTTGTCTCCGGAAAGTGCACgtattcattgaaatatgaaattaaatgttAAGTCTCCGGTACTAGCCCACTATGGTTGGGGCATAGCTGATAATAAAAATAGAGCACAGAATTGCACTTTTATGCCTACGTATTACTATAAGTATACATAATCACCTATGAAAATTACGATAATGTtaacaacattgattaacaaaatcaaaatttaacagcGTGACGTGTTGACCGCGATTGACAAACAATACCATCTTACCCACTTTAGGAAAGTGTATTAACATAAgaaaagatatatatttttaaaccaGAAACAACATCAGAAACAAATACGCCACTTACAGCGTGGTTTAACAGTCAAGTAacagaaaattacaaaaactcAAAAACACTTAAATTACGACGAAACAGATAAAGATTGGAATTAAAATGTCGATATGGAGATGGGCCTGGACTAAACTATTAAAAGATAAACTTAATCTACTGATGGAAAAATGTTTAAGAACATTGACTCTGCTAAAGAGAACATAAAGGATATTGttgtttctaaaatgtattaaaatttagttactttttttatttttttttatatcactgtgctccactggcgccaaattgggttcACTTAACTTacgaaaaacaatattaaaatgcagtgacttatttttattttatatcactgtgctccactagcaccaaattgggtccacttgagcactgtttattaacatacgaaaagatatgaAAAtgtagtgacttatttctattttatatcactgtgctccactggtgccAAATTTGGTCGaattgagcacagtgtattaacataaaaaaatattaaaatgcagTGACTCATTTCCATGTTATCTGTGCTCGATCCACTGGCGtaaaattgggtccacttgagcacagtgtatagAACATATAAAAAGATATTAGTTCAGTGactaattatttctattttatatcactgtgttccactggcgccaaattgtgtcAACTCAAGCACAgtttattaacatacgaaaagatattaacatttagtgattttgtttctattttatatcccTGTGCTCCACTCGTGCCTTCGAGAGAAGGACAGAGATTGAGTTCActtgtggttatccttggcaatttgcctaaaattgattttaaacaaaattgggTCCATTGAGCTCATGTATTATACGAATGAGATACTATATTAAAAgttagtgactttatttctattttatatcactgtgctccccttgtgccaaattgggtccacttgagcacagtgtattaacatacgaaaatatatttaaattagtgacttatttctattctatatcactgtgctccacagGTGCCAAATTTGATCCACTGGACCAGTTACCATAGTActttttctatttctgaagTAAATagaggcataaatggcgctccgtagaaaaGTAGAGAATGCTCCGTCGTCagaaatgacgctctgaatatagaAATTGTCATACTCTCTCATCATGAGTTTTATTACTACTATTTTCAATTTGTATACATTtactattgttatataaattaaaagaagttaattcatttattgttttgatcctttattatttaaatttgtattaataaaatatagtcTTTTTTAAGcccattattaatttatttatatatatatattaattatgtttaacCTTTGCCCTAAGGAGCCAAGAATAACAATATGGCTGACATCAAACAAGAGATACGAGCAATCGCGAAATATTTCAATTTCGggaatgtcaaagtgaatatAAATAGTGAAACAAAGGTAACACCCATTATATTTATtagatatattaattaaatgctTATCCATACACTATGAttgacctaggcctagctaggctagtttaTCAGGTGTAGTAGCGTCGTCGGGCGGGCTAGCTAGGGCCAGGCAGTGAGTGGCTGGTCTACTGTACtaccactaggcctagcctaggcccacTCGGCTgcgcaaaacaaaataatgatgttttattttgtatgtacCTAGGCACCTATTCTACATGAAGATGGCAAAATTCTGACAGGAATGAGCACTATATTACAATATCTTGCTCAACGTGACATATCAGGACAAACTGCAGAGAATACAGCTGGAATAAGGCAGTGGCTGGAATACAGAGCAACTGATATTGATAGGTGTGATAATGAAAAAGATAGTTATCTTGTTTTAAAGGTCTGATCATCTTTGCATTTTTGGCCAATTAATACagaaattatgtattttatttatttttatttgaaccatatttaatgatgagggtgatccatccagcaattgctgatcatttgggaccctcagtcagtacaatacacaaaatacaacaataacaatattaagtatgtatgttttaaaccatttttttgCTTTTCTCCGTGGTAAATATTGTAAGTGAAAGATAACATTCATTGGTCTAAAATTCTAAATTTCTATTTTGTAGGAATTGAATCTGTACTTATCTACTAAAACTTATTTTGTTGGGAACTGTCTTACAATTGCCGATCTCTGTATTTACCATGGACTACATTCAGTATTGGTAAGATCCACAATCTCTACTTTAATTATTTCTTCTTCCAAGTTAGATTTCTCTGTTACTTAATCTTTCATTCATCTtctattgtttctttttttccttAGAGTCATCTTACATATCAAGAAAAAGAGAAATATAATCATGTATCTAGGTGGTTTCAGTTTGTGAGTAGAATCATGATTTATAtcataactaataataaatgaaagtaTTCATTCATATATACAGGGTTCTCACCACGCCGGTCGGCACCGGTCGGCCCCGTCCGGCACTCAGAATTTCCGACCGGCACAAACAGGCTCCCGACCGGCACAAATTATTAGATCTaagacctagcctagctaggcctagacaaaaTACCTTGTCCTTAACCTTAAAAAAGCCAAATATGTGCTATTATCTAACATAACAAAACAATAGCCTTTCAGTTCACCCCTTTGTCTCGCAAACAAATAAAACGTCgatcaatacaatacaaagcCCAACGAATCTTGTTAGGGTGGTGTTTATGGCCGATCGGGCACACCACGTACAAGTGGCTTGACGCAAATACAGTACTGGCAAATAGCTAAAAATCTACACAGTACACGTGCGTGAAGTGTTTGTGTCGACCGATCTCTTGATGAATgcgaaattaaataattagaaaataaataatgaaattatgCTATATTTATCTCATTACATGCAcattattagtatattatttattaaagttgTTTCCAGTTAGTTACTGCCGGCACTCTAAATTGTCAGAGGACGGCTCCTTTTaagcctcctagcaacaacatggtacattaagggatcgtatcattgagactttaacaggcatattcaccatcaTGTGGTGTTTAGTTAAcaaactgttttataagttgttttatgactgtgtaatttggtagtagtcactctcatactgtaggcctacatttaaaagtaacacatccaaatgccaacttcaagtcaatggctaccagatgtatctgtgagacggttatttgaaccagtaccagtaaaccatggaattaagatgatccctgaattcactcaaccattgcaTCATGCACTTGTGTGAGCTGCTTGCTTCTATCAAGCTGGCCGGCTGGGCGCGCACAGTGCGATACCTGTGTAGGGGGGAAATACCCTGTTATGTCAAGCAAAcaactatgctctgtgtacGGGTTCAGCAGTTATCAAATAGAATTGATCTTGTAAATgttagtgttaggtttttatattttagttaattttgctTTGCTTTTTGCataacatataggcctaggctagctagggaggctaggcctaggttagcAAGCTAGCTAGACACTAGAAAATGCAACATTACATAAATACATACTagtctattgaaaaataaaaacaaaacaaaaattttgAATCAACTTTAtatttggggggggggggagactGAAGTcgtaaccccccccccccccccccccggatTTAATCGCCGACCGGCACTTCTGACATGCTGGTGAGAACCCTGTATATAtgcattaatttattaaattaattttttttattaacagatcCAATGTCAGCCGCAATACACTTCAAACTTGCCAAGTATTCCATTCCAGTCACAAGCTCTATATTCAGTTGcatgaaaaacatatttaacaaatttttagttgaattttaattgaaatacaaatacagtataaacaaaaaGAGTATCGGATCGTCTCCATGGTCTACACTGCTGGCTGCTGTGGGTCCGTAGAAGACCTGATCCGAATTTCCAGTAAAATATTATggacgataataataatacctttacctttaaaCACAAGCACAATCAAAGCATACATATTCAATATTGTATACAGTTCTGTCTAGTGTAATAAAATGTGTTGTAGTTAAGGTACATGAATGTCAGTAGCTATGTGTTTGTTGTCAATTATTATTACAagataatttaaattgaaataataagaAGTATCGTCAACGTTATTGTAGTAGTAAAAAAGAAGTGTTGTCTCGTGCTTGATTTGTGTTTGGTCTTGCTCTGTCAATAAACATTTcgatttatttattcaatattcaataaataaatattcaataaatgttctccacacatatattaaaaatacataaaataataattatataaagacTTGTTATtataaccaataaaaaaatgaaaccGATATAAGTTAAAAAAACTTTACGCCTAGAGGCTcccagaaaaaaaataataaaaaagttggGAAGAAGATAAACATTCAAATGAATTGCTTGTGTCATTCTCCAATAAATCCTTTACTTATAATGTTCTACTTTTTTAACgtaaacagagattaaagcaagACTTCCTTGCGAGTCTCCACCATGTGTGAATATATAACTAAAATAGTGTGATTTTAAACAATCGCGCGTAGGTGACGTAACTTACTATTTTTTGCGTACTTCTTTTAATGGAGTCTTTCGTGTACTAAGGTTTAGCCTACCTATGGTGAACGTCTGTTCAGTACCGTATAGTTACGTTACGTAATTGCTAACAGACACACTAACAAAAAAGACAGATTGCATGAACTCCTTGGcagaataatatattgatataaaaataaataaatattgatcgTTTTGTTGTAATAATATAGAAGAAAGAAAACAGTAAATGCAGTAATAATTCTTTATTCGTATTTCAacacaatattataaatttacggtatgtaaaataaaaatattatttataccatTTCATTCAAAATTAGTGTTTAATTGAATGTTTCCATTCGAATGATttgtatttttatcattttacctGTAATTCGACTTTTAGGATTACATTTTAGCCTGTCACCAATTTTGATTATCAAATCAATTCCCTATAAATCTATGTGATAAATTCGAATACTTTAAGAAAACATTacatatttgtataattattttattttgtcattctgaataataaattcaatatcACGTGAGGTGGACAGCATACAATGCATTTACTTCATTGCATAGTTAAACATAGCCTTCCTTATGTTGATGAACAAAACCATTAGGTATTTTAGCAAAATATAAAAGTACAGTCACATTTCATGAGTACAAAATATAATAGCAATACATTCGGTGGATAAATGAGATACAAAAACGCAATGCGAGTATCTGTTAGAAACCAATGGAATGTTTTTATGTTGGAATTTTGGATATGGCTACCCGGTGGAATGTTTTCTATTCTGTCTGAATATTGGAATTTTCTAAACTAGAAAAGCAAATTTGAAATGTAAAAGAAGTAATTTAAACCGTATACGACAAACAAACGCCGCAAAAGTGACGAAATAATATATGGTACAGCATTCTAATGTGCGCTCTTTCTCTCTATAGCTGAAAACGTGACAACAACTaatttttaaaaccaaatcGAACACACCTAAATGCTAATAGACTAAACCTTTTTTAAtcgttattattgttttttttaccatattgtGGGAGCAACCGAATGACCATATGAGCACCGTTTGGTTTTTGATCGTTACATGTTGATTATTACCAAATTGAATTGATGACGCGTCAAGTGTGTTAAATTTATGACGTGTCATGTGTTTTCAATTTATGACGCGTCATGTGTGTTCAAATTATGACGCGTCAAGTGTGTTAATTTATGACGCGTCATATGTGTTCAATTTATGACGTGTCACGTGTGTTCAATTTATGACGCGTCATGTGTGTTCAACTTATGACGCGTCGACTTTGTTCTTTTTTCGCGTATGAATAACgcatttttttttaacctgcttcttatataaaaatataataactaatcgatatagttatattatttacatataatatatttatcaaaaagtgtatttacaatattaaaatctggTTAACATCAAAAGCATTGTGTGCTTAGAGACCAGTGGTCTATAGAACTTAAACGTTTAACCAGCCCCATCAAATTACTTTACGATTGATTTGATCTTATTTGGCATACAGTGtataacagtaggcctaataatacttaaaataggcctacacgatTTATAAAACTTCAATCAAAAGTTTTTACTAGTAGGCCCTATTATAGAAAATCtgaagttagttcacaaaaaaaacAGAGAAACACATCTGGATACTGAGGAAGATTATTTTCTTATTGAAGATTAGAAAGTAAAAACATGCACTGTCACTCCTTGGATTTGTAAAATActgataattttaatttttttataaagagTTTTCAAATAACGATATTCTAAGGATAACTTTTTAAGTTAATTTCTTTACATTAATCGAATTTTCAAGCTAGGAAGACAGTGGTGCATCTTTAAAAACACTTTGTTCAGGCGAGACACATCATTTATTTTCGTTCCACGATCTAATCGGAAAGCTGGTGACAATGCTTTTTCTGTCGCCGCTTCGCGGATCTGGAACCTGTCGATTTGAGAGGAGCGAATTCGGCACCTCTATTTAAACGTCAACTTAAAACTtctctttttaattaattactaagtATTGTTAGGCGCTCTGTTCTGTGTAGGGCGCCATATAAAAACCTGTACAGAATagaataatacaatttatacgGCTTCAATTTCTTCACCATAACCCTCATCCGAACCCGTAGTATGAGATCCAAAAGGCGAAATATTATTTAAGGGTTTTGGAGAATTATTCGACGCAGGACGATTTTGTTTAAAGCTATCTAGTTGTCTTTTTAGTTTCTTCATTTCAAGATGTTTTCTGTCTACCTGCGCGTATACTGCATCGTTATCTGCAACTTCCGTGTTCTTGGCTACGTCTGCATCAGTACTGCTGAGTTTGTTGACAGGATCTTTTCTTGTTTCTGCAACTACGTCATCACCACTGCCGAGTTTGTTGTCATGATCTTTTCTTGCAGCTACGTCACCATTGAGCTCTTCCATAGATTGGTACAACCCATCCGCTGAAATGTTATCCCCGATCGCTATTTTCTTTAACTTTTCATTTACATCATCATCTTGACGCTCTTTTACGATTTTCAGCTCGATGTCTTTTGGTTCCCCAACTCcctttttcttcttcagtttgctAGAGTTTTTCTGCTTAGACTTATCAGCAGATTTCTTCACCTTTGAGTTTTTCTTGGATCCTTTATTTTTCTTGTCTTTACTTGATTTCTGGTTAAATCCAATCTCTacgtcattatcattatcatgaAGCACCTCTATAGAAACCATTCGATTGTTGCCTGCAGTCTCGTCTATGTCGTAGCCCCCAACAGCCCCTACATTCTCATCAGCATCTATAAACATCCCGTCATTACTATACCCACCGCTAACAGCGTTGATCATTTCAATTTCGTCTTTTTGTTCAT
This genomic stretch from Antedon mediterranea chromosome 11, ecAntMedi1.1, whole genome shotgun sequence harbors:
- the LOC140062494 gene encoding eukaryotic translation elongation factor 1 epsilon-1-like, producing the protein MADIKQEIRAIAKYFNFGNVKVNINSETKAPILHEDGKILTGMSTILQYLAQRDISGQTAENTAGIRQWLEYRATDIDRCDNEKDSYLVLKELNLYLSTKTYFVGNCLTIADLCIYHGLHSVLSHLTYQEKEKYNHVSRWFQFIQCQPQYTSNLPSIPFQSQALYSVA
- the LOC140062493 gene encoding uncharacterized protein: MLYDSSPCKTNFLHVNVRSTYLIMNTRNPVVWGFLMISILNVAVVFANDDCPEEVKHGERNSKGEVTCNTGYNRVECSTPTPAPGKEAAKCELDVVSLSVAVALMVFLVIVSIILFSIIIRRYKKRRSSSQGAMYMDSNDYVTHDSGMPGTDQDGYRRKDRENGGRVIEITAVDGTSTSNDFKYHEQKDEIEMINAVSGGYSNDGMFIDADENVGAVGGYDIDETAGNNRMVSIEVLHDNDNDVEIGFNQKSSKDKKNKGSKKNSKVKKSADKSKQKNSSKLKKKKGVGEPKDIELKIVKERQDDDVNEKLKKIAIGDNISADGLYQSMEELNGDVAARKDHDNKLGSGDDVVAETRKDPVNKLSSTDADVAKNTEVADNDAVYAQVDRKHLEMKKLKRQLDSFKQNRPASNNSPKPLNNISPFGSHTTGSDEGYGEEIEAV